The following are from one region of the Edwardsiella tarda ATCC 15947 = NBRC 105688 genome:
- a CDS encoding autotransporter outer membrane beta-barrel domain-containing protein, whose protein sequence is MVKSNITNIFALSVIAMSIQIAIAEPITFSDGGNHKLINQDINNKGYDYKNVLDISNGTTVSLDDSNVTVSGVYSKGVNTTSGAHTQINNSYLVSQGQGSFSVSSMDGGHTTIKNATIASKDNGYGGLLSNGKNSTINVDLSIVSVTSSGQETVNTAGAIAENNGKLSINISDVKTKGNYSSALFAQSTGKIAAQLTNLETQGDYSSTIAANTNSNISIVTGSILTNGNESHGAIATSGSSVSLTNAEIKTTGASHGIYSIGPKTKVILDNSQVSTEHQLSSAIAIQDGGNLISNNSNISTQGNGSYGVLARGKNSSAELKNIQISTKGNTHNDVSANAIVSEFGSHIDLNGQNRIQTHGTSAYGILAQLSGNSGDTSVTVQGHSDIITHGEHASALSSCALTGGRDCTTAFNHGIDGTNSVDNALIVGSGINALTEGKDAHGAYVNGKQAKITLENSVLKTRGVGGHGVAIRGGEGIISHSTIHAGGDDAHGVAFYNGGSLKLSDASVISQRGSALHINGDLSSATADITISNSNIRGKDNAINAKSGKTNIALSQSNLSAEDNTLINTDKGDVSVHAEESLLNGKALSLGSGHLNMALTQNSQWENAAGSFISGLSLVNSDLHFSTRDTSTPNGNVTVDGNLYVNNGTLYFNGVLNGDDSAVNKLIVRGNSDGKGWVNVTNVGGVGEKTINGIELIKVEGNSSADFQQTGRIISGAYDYHLNRGQGKNQSNWYLTNTLEPGGDAIVRPEGGSYIANIAAANTLFNMSLHDRLGETEYVNAFTGEKHATSLWLRQVGGHTAAKDSSGQLDIQSNRYLIQLGSDLAHWFGPNQQRYHLGVMGGYGYSHSNTQSTKSGYQAKGSVNGYSVGLYGSWFENGKNKPGAYLDSWLQYSWFNNQVKGEQTSPQNYHTHGWSASLESGYTLNLANYHTEYGSVNSWYLQPQAQITWMGIKQGRLQEENGTTINHANTNNIQTRLGVRTFWRGHSIHDQGKDREFEPFVEANWIHNTQRFGVEMNNERVYLGNKDLAEIKLGVEGKISKSINLWANTAVRLGKEQYNDTQGIIGVKYVF, encoded by the coding sequence ATGGTTAAATCAAACATAACTAATATATTTGCCCTTAGTGTTATCGCTATGAGCATACAAATAGCCATTGCCGAGCCAATTACTTTTTCTGATGGGGGAAATCATAAGCTTATCAATCAGGATATAAATAATAAAGGTTATGATTATAAAAACGTATTAGACATCAGTAATGGTACAACAGTTTCACTGGATGATTCAAATGTCACAGTTTCTGGTGTTTACTCCAAAGGGGTAAATACCACATCAGGAGCCCATACACAGATAAATAACTCCTATTTGGTTAGCCAAGGTCAAGGGAGTTTTTCTGTAAGTTCAATGGATGGTGGACATACTACGATAAAAAATGCCACGATCGCCTCTAAGGATAATGGATATGGCGGACTTTTGAGTAATGGGAAAAACTCCACTATCAACGTTGATCTTAGCATAGTATCAGTCACATCATCCGGTCAAGAAACAGTAAACACTGCGGGAGCTATTGCCGAAAATAATGGCAAACTATCAATTAATATTAGTGATGTAAAAACAAAAGGTAATTATTCATCAGCACTATTTGCTCAATCGACAGGAAAAATAGCAGCTCAATTAACAAACTTAGAAACACAAGGTGACTATAGTTCTACTATTGCGGCGAATACAAACAGCAACATTTCAATAGTAACAGGTAGTATTTTAACTAATGGAAATGAATCTCATGGTGCTATTGCTACAAGTGGTAGTTCAGTATCATTAACTAATGCGGAGATAAAAACAACCGGGGCTAGTCACGGCATTTATTCCATTGGCCCCAAAACTAAAGTGATACTCGATAACAGCCAAGTCAGTACTGAGCATCAACTCTCTAGTGCCATTGCGATCCAGGATGGTGGTAATCTAATTAGTAATAATAGTAATATATCCACCCAAGGAAATGGTAGCTATGGGGTATTGGCTCGTGGGAAAAACTCTTCAGCAGAGCTGAAGAATATACAGATCTCAACAAAGGGCAATACTCATAACGACGTTTCAGCTAACGCTATTGTTAGTGAGTTCGGGAGCCATATAGATCTTAATGGTCAAAATCGAATACAAACACATGGTACATCTGCTTACGGAATTCTCGCTCAGTTATCGGGTAATAGTGGTGATACATCAGTCACTGTTCAAGGCCACTCTGATATTATTACTCATGGTGAGCATGCCTCTGCCCTATCCTCTTGCGCGTTAACTGGTGGCCGAGATTGTACAACCGCCTTTAATCATGGCATTGACGGAACAAATTCTGTAGATAATGCATTGATCGTAGGGTCAGGAATTAATGCGCTCACAGAAGGGAAAGATGCACATGGTGCTTATGTTAATGGTAAACAAGCCAAGATTACTCTCGAGAATAGTGTGCTAAAAACACGCGGTGTCGGTGGGCATGGCGTAGCTATTCGAGGTGGTGAAGGAATTATTTCACATTCTACTATCCATGCTGGCGGTGATGATGCCCACGGCGTTGCCTTTTATAATGGAGGTAGTCTGAAATTATCGGATGCATCTGTCATATCCCAGAGAGGCAGCGCTCTTCACATTAATGGAGATCTGAGTAGTGCTACTGCAGATATCACTATCAGTAATAGTAATATCAGGGGTAAAGATAATGCCATTAATGCGAAATCAGGAAAAACCAATATTGCTTTGTCTCAATCCAACCTATCTGCGGAAGATAACACTCTAATTAATACAGACAAAGGAGATGTATCTGTCCATGCAGAAGAAAGTTTATTGAATGGCAAAGCATTAAGCTTAGGCAGTGGACATCTTAACATGGCTCTAACTCAGAATAGCCAGTGGGAAAATGCAGCTGGATCTTTTATAAGTGGTCTGAGTTTAGTTAATAGTGACCTACATTTTTCTACGAGAGATACTTCTACCCCCAATGGTAATGTAACCGTTGATGGTAATCTATACGTTAATAATGGTACACTTTATTTTAATGGCGTATTAAATGGTGATGACTCAGCAGTAAATAAACTTATTGTTCGAGGAAATAGTGATGGTAAGGGATGGGTTAATGTCACCAATGTTGGCGGAGTTGGAGAGAAGACTATTAATGGGATTGAGCTAATAAAAGTTGAAGGAAACTCCTCTGCTGATTTTCAGCAAACAGGTCGTATTATCTCTGGGGCATATGACTATCATTTAAACCGTGGTCAAGGGAAAAACCAATCTAACTGGTATCTGACGAACACTTTAGAACCAGGAGGAGATGCGATCGTTCGTCCAGAAGGTGGTAGCTACATAGCTAATATTGCTGCAGCCAACACGTTATTTAATATGTCATTACATGATCGACTTGGGGAAACTGAGTATGTCAATGCTTTTACTGGAGAAAAGCATGCGACAAGTCTATGGTTACGCCAAGTCGGTGGGCATACTGCAGCAAAGGACAGTTCCGGACAATTAGATATTCAGAGCAACCGCTATTTAATTCAATTAGGTAGCGATCTTGCACACTGGTTCGGTCCAAATCAGCAACGTTATCACTTAGGTGTAATGGGTGGCTATGGATATAGCCATAGCAATACACAGTCAACAAAATCAGGATATCAGGCTAAAGGCTCTGTTAATGGCTATAGTGTAGGACTATATGGTTCATGGTTTGAAAATGGGAAAAATAAACCAGGTGCTTATTTAGATAGTTGGTTACAATATAGTTGGTTTAACAACCAAGTGAAGGGGGAACAAACCTCCCCTCAAAATTACCATACTCATGGTTGGAGTGCATCATTAGAAAGTGGTTATACATTAAACTTGGCTAATTATCATACTGAATATGGTAGCGTAAATAGTTGGTATCTACAGCCACAAGCTCAAATAACCTGGATGGGTATTAAGCAAGGTCGTCTACAAGAAGAGAATGGTACAACCATAAACCATGCTAATACGAACAATATCCAAACACGTTTGGGGGTAAGAACTTTCTGGAGAGGGCATAGTATTCATGATCAAGGAAAAGATCGTGAGTTTGAACCATTTGTCGAAGCAAACTGGATTCATAATACTCAACGTTTTGGCGTAGAGATGAATAATGAGCGTGTTTATCTAGGTAACAAAGACCTAGCTGAGATTAAGTTGGGGGTAGAGGGTAAGATTAGTAAGAGCATTAATTTATGGGCAAACACAGCTGTTCGGCTAGGTAAAGAACAGTATAACGATACGCAAGGTATCATCGGTGTGAAATACGTATTTTAA
- a CDS encoding plasmid partitioning/stability family protein, with the protein MSDERKKFTVYLHPDRNADRQALAVIDSVGRSARGDLYRQALIAGIALYHLDGRLPALLTALFTENLNSDQVVSAISQTTGWRPSEADIKMVLDILGAIPKQEKAQAIQRDMDQESLALREARNKLAGLI; encoded by the coding sequence GTGAGCGATGAGCGCAAGAAATTCACTGTCTATCTGCATCCCGATAGGAATGCGGATCGTCAAGCTCTGGCGGTGATTGATTCAGTAGGGCGTTCTGCGCGGGGTGATCTCTATAGACAAGCGCTCATTGCTGGTATTGCTCTTTATCATTTGGATGGTCGCCTGCCAGCGTTGCTGACAGCGTTATTTACAGAAAATCTGAATAGTGATCAGGTCGTTAGTGCTATTAGCCAAACCACAGGATGGCGCCCATCTGAAGCCGATATCAAAATGGTGCTAGATATCCTCGGTGCTATCCCAAAGCAAGAGAAGGCCCAAGCCATACAGAGAGATATGGATCAAGAGTCTTTGGCATTGCGGGAGGCAAGAAACAAGCTCGCGGGGCTTATCTAG